One window of Bacteroides sp. AN502(2024) genomic DNA carries:
- a CDS encoding glycoside hydrolase family 76 protein: MNSLLLNIICAFAIANANPNTEKAQQTLDALYQNYAAPNTCLLRENYPFDHHNEVTYLASQEQAKRQNEYSYLWPYSGTFSAVNALLETTGNKKYKKLLENRVLPGLEEYFDKKREPFAYSSYISNQPASDRFYDDNVWLGIDFTDSYRITKKQAYLEKAKLIWEFILSGKDDVLGGGIYWCEQKKESKNTCSNAPGAVFALKLFQATQDKTYLKQGKELYEWTKKNLEDPKDHLYFDNIALNKKIGRAKFAYNSGQMMQAAALLYQITKQKNYLEDAQNIAKACHRYFFTHFTSPDGQTFQLLKKGNIWFTAVMLRGFIELYQIDHNKTYLTDFQKSLDYAWDHARDERGLFHTDWSGTDKSEKKWLLTQAAFVEMYGRLGRIDLQ; the protein is encoded by the coding sequence ATGAATAGTCTATTGCTTAATATTATTTGTGCTTTTGCCATTGCAAATGCAAATCCCAATACGGAAAAAGCACAGCAAACGCTGGATGCTCTGTACCAAAACTATGCGGCACCCAACACCTGTCTTTTACGTGAAAATTATCCTTTTGACCATCATAATGAAGTAACTTACCTGGCATCACAAGAGCAGGCAAAAAGACAAAATGAATACTCTTACCTCTGGCCATACTCAGGTACATTCTCTGCCGTGAACGCATTACTGGAAACAACAGGAAATAAGAAGTATAAAAAACTTCTGGAAAACAGAGTACTGCCCGGATTGGAAGAATACTTCGACAAAAAAAGAGAACCATTCGCCTACTCTTCTTATATAAGCAATCAACCGGCTTCCGACCGTTTCTATGATGACAACGTCTGGTTAGGAATCGATTTTACAGATTCATATCGCATAACAAAGAAACAGGCATATCTGGAAAAAGCCAAACTCATTTGGGAGTTCATCCTTAGTGGAAAAGACGATGTACTTGGCGGAGGAATCTACTGGTGTGAACAAAAGAAAGAATCCAAAAATACTTGTTCCAATGCACCGGGAGCTGTATTTGCTCTCAAGCTATTTCAGGCAACTCAAGACAAGACCTATTTAAAGCAAGGGAAAGAATTATATGAATGGACTAAAAAGAACTTGGAAGATCCGAAAGATCATCTATATTTCGACAACATCGCACTCAATAAGAAAATCGGCCGTGCCAAATTTGCCTATAACAGTGGACAAATGATGCAAGCAGCCGCCCTGCTCTACCAAATTACCAAACAGAAAAATTATCTGGAAGATGCTCAGAACATAGCAAAAGCGTGTCATAGATACTTTTTCACGCATTTTACCTCTCCGGATGGACAAACATTCCAATTACTGAAAAAGGGGAATATCTGGTTCACGGCAGTTATGCTTAGAGGTTTCATTGAACTTTATCAGATAGACCATAACAAGACTTATCTAACCGATTTTCAAAAAAGCCTCGACTATGCATGGGATCATGCCAGAGATGAACGGGGACTATTTCATACAGACTGGAGTGGAACAGATAAAAGCGAAAAGAAATGGCTTCTGACACAAGCTGCTTTCGTAGAAATGTATGGAAGATTAGGCAGAATCGATTTACAATAA
- a CDS encoding M16 family metallopeptidase, giving the protein MQGNEYTLPNGLRIIHEPTLSKVAYCGFAIDAGTRDEAENEQGMAHFVEHLIFKGTEKRKAWHILNRMENVGGDLNAYTNKEETVVYAAFLKEHLERALELLGDIVFHSTFPQHEIEKETEVIIDEIQSYEDTPSELIFDDFEDMIFRNHPLGRNILGKPELLRTFRTEDVLSFTRRFYQPGNMVFFVQGQYDFKKIIRLVEKYLSDIPGVKVENHRTPPSLYVPEHLTVSKDTHQAHVMIGSRGYNAYDDKRTALYLLNNVLGGPGMNSKLNVSLRERRGLVYTVESNLTSYTDTGAFCIYFGTDVDDMDTCLKLTYKELKRMRDTKMTSSQLAAAKKQLIGQIGVASDNFENNALGMAKTFLHYHKYESSEVVFKRIEELTAEILLEVANEMFAEEYLSTLIYK; this is encoded by the coding sequence ATGCAAGGTAACGAATATACATTGCCCAACGGATTGCGTATTATTCATGAACCAACCCTCTCAAAAGTTGCTTATTGTGGCTTTGCGATTGATGCCGGAACCCGTGATGAGGCGGAGAATGAGCAGGGAATGGCCCATTTTGTCGAACATCTGATTTTTAAGGGAACGGAGAAACGGAAAGCCTGGCATATCCTTAACCGGATGGAGAATGTAGGTGGTGATCTGAATGCATATACAAATAAGGAAGAGACTGTTGTCTATGCCGCTTTCCTGAAAGAACATCTCGAACGTGCGCTTGAATTGTTGGGGGATATTGTATTTCATTCAACCTTTCCGCAGCATGAGATAGAAAAGGAAACAGAGGTCATTATCGATGAAATCCAGTCGTATGAAGATACTCCGTCGGAACTGATATTTGATGATTTCGAAGACATGATCTTCCGCAATCATCCACTGGGAAGAAATATTCTTGGTAAACCGGAACTTCTGCGGACTTTCCGCACGGAAGATGTTCTATCGTTTACCCGTCGTTTTTACCAACCGGGAAATATGGTGTTTTTTGTTCAGGGACAGTATGATTTCAAGAAAATCATTCGTTTGGTAGAAAAATACCTGTCGGATATTCCTGGTGTGAAGGTCGAGAATCATCGTACACCTCCATCCCTGTATGTGCCGGAACATTTGACAGTCTCCAAAGATACACATCAGGCACATGTCATGATCGGTAGTCGTGGCTATAATGCGTATGATGACAAGCGTACTGCACTCTATTTGCTGAATAATGTTCTTGGAGGTCCCGGAATGAATAGTAAACTGAATGTGTCCCTTCGTGAACGCAGAGGACTGGTTTATACTGTCGAATCCAACCTGACTTCCTATACGGATACGGGAGCTTTCTGTATTTATTTCGGGACGGATGTGGATGACATGGATACTTGTCTGAAATTGACCTATAAGGAGTTAAAGCGGATGCGCGATACAAAGATGACTTCCTCCCAGTTGGCAGCAGCGAAGAAGCAATTGATTGGACAAATCGGAGTGGCGTCCGATAACTTTGAGAATAATGCGTTAGGGATGGCGAAAACGTTCCTGCATTACCATAAGTATGAATCATCCGAGGTTGTCTTTAAGCGTATTGAGGAGCTAACAGCTGAGATATTGTTGGAAGTGGCCAATGAGATGTTTGCAGAGGAATATTTATCCACATTGATTTATAAATAA
- a CDS encoding nuclear transport factor 2 family protein: MRACIEEYKAVEEAALKFVKSVAEGNSKYAKELFIDEAVLFGYLDGKLEHGSIEQFYRNVDTVGAGDGFKARVDVVDVEETLAVVRVLEEKWGGRIDFTDYLLLMKMDGVWKCVAKAYNQNSNTIQK; encoded by the coding sequence ATGAGAGCGTGTATTGAGGAATATAAGGCGGTGGAAGAGGCTGCTTTGAAATTCGTGAAAAGCGTGGCAGAAGGCAATAGCAAGTATGCCAAGGAACTGTTCATTGACGAAGCCGTGCTGTTCGGCTATTTGGACGGCAAGTTGGAGCATGGAAGCATCGAGCAATTCTATAGGAATGTAGATACGGTCGGTGCGGGAGATGGCTTTAAGGCACGTGTTGATGTGGTAGATGTAGAGGAAACCCTTGCCGTTGTTCGTGTGTTGGAAGAAAAATGGGGTGGGCGCATTGATTTTACCGATTATCTTCTGCTAATGAAGATGGACGGGGTATGGAAATGTGTAGCAAAAGCCTATAATCAGAACTCTAATACGATACAAAAATAA
- a CDS encoding TIGR00341 family protein has protein sequence MKTDERNKFAIKSFLREYLDLRKDKDNELATVDSIRKGVEFKGANLWILIFAIFMASLGLNVNSTAVIIGAMLISPLMGPIMGVGLSVGLNDFDLMKRSLKSFLITTAFSVTTATIFFLLAPIAGSQSELLARTSPTIYDVFIALFGGLAGVVALSTKEKGNVIPGVAIATALMPPLCTAGYGLASGNLIYFLGAFYLYFINSVFISLATFLGVRVMHFQRKEFVDKTREKTVRKYIVLIAVLTMCPAVYLTFGIIKSTFYEAAANRFVNEQLDFDNTQVLDKKISYEHKEVRVVLIGAEVPEASISIARSKMKDYKLEDTKLIVLQGMNNEAVDVSSIRAMVMEDFYKNSERRLQQQGVKIAQLETTLEQYKTYDAMSRTLVPELKVLYPSVTTLSITRSLEVRVDSMKTDTVTLAVLKFARHPFVAEKEKISEWLKARVGAKKLRLITE, from the coding sequence ATGAAGACAGATGAACGTAATAAGTTTGCTATCAAGTCCTTCCTGAGAGAATATCTGGACTTGAGAAAAGATAAGGATAACGAACTGGCCACAGTGGATTCTATCCGTAAGGGGGTAGAGTTCAAAGGTGCCAATTTGTGGATTCTGATTTTTGCCATATTTATGGCGTCACTTGGCTTGAATGTGAACTCTACTGCCGTTATTATCGGTGCCATGTTGATTTCTCCGTTGATGGGACCTATTATGGGAGTGGGACTGTCTGTCGGGCTGAATGACTTTGATTTAATGAAACGCTCTTTAAAGAGCTTTCTCATAACCACCGCTTTCAGTGTGACGACGGCAACCATCTTTTTCCTTCTTGCCCCTATTGCCGGTTCACAGTCGGAGTTGCTGGCACGCACATCGCCCACTATTTATGATGTGTTCATCGCACTTTTTGGTGGATTGGCTGGTGTGGTGGCTCTCTCTACCAAGGAAAAAGGAAATGTGATTCCGGGTGTTGCCATTGCTACTGCATTGATGCCTCCGCTTTGTACGGCAGGTTACGGACTGGCATCCGGTAATCTTATTTATTTTCTGGGAGCTTTTTATCTTTACTTCATCAATTCCGTATTTATCAGTCTGGCTACCTTTCTCGGAGTTCGCGTGATGCATTTCCAACGGAAAGAGTTTGTAGACAAAACCCGCGAGAAGACTGTACGCAAATACATTGTTCTGATTGCCGTACTCACCATGTGCCCTGCTGTTTATCTGACTTTTGGAATCATAAAAAGTACCTTTTATGAAGCGGCGGCCAATCGTTTTGTAAACGAGCAGTTGGACTTCGATAATACGCAGGTGCTTGATAAAAAAATCAGTTATGAACATAAGGAAGTACGGGTGGTTCTGATTGGTGCTGAAGTACCCGAAGCCTCGATCTCCATTGCCCGTAGCAAGATGAAAGACTATAAGCTGGAAGATACGAAACTGATTGTATTGCAGGGTATGAACAATGAAGCGGTAGACGTGTCTTCTATCCGTGCCATGGTGATGGAAGACTTCTATAAAAACAGTGAGCGACGACTTCAGCAGCAGGGCGTAAAGATTGCCCAACTGGAAACAACACTGGAGCAATATAAAACGTACGATGCTATGAGCCGTACATTGGTGCCCGAATTGAAGGTGCTTTATCCTTCTGTCACTACGCTTTCCATCACTCGTTCGCTCGAAGTACGGGTTGACTCGATGAAGACGGATACCGTGACATTGGCTGTTTTGAAATTCGCCAGACATCCGTTTGTTGCCGAAAAAGAGAAAATAAGCGAATGGCTGAAAGCCCGTGTCGGTGCGAAAAAGTTGAGGCTGATTACTGAATAA
- a CDS encoding DEAD/DEAH box helicase produces MKTFEELGVSPEIRRAIEEMGYENPMPVQEEVIPYLLGENNDVVALAQTGTGKTAAFGLPLIQQIDVKNRVPQSLILCPTRELCLQIAGDLNDYSKYVDGLKVLPVYGGSSIDSQIRSLKRGVHIIVATPGRLLDLMERKTVSLSTIRNVVMDEADEMLNMGFTDSINAILADVPQERNTLLFSATMSPEIARISKKYLRNAKEITIGRKNESTSNVKHVSYTVQAKDKFEALKRIVDYYPQIYGIIFCRTRKETQEIADKLMQEGYNADSLHGELSQAQRDAVMQKFRIRNLQLLVATDVAARGLDVDDLTHVINYGLPDDTESYTHRSGRTGRAGKTGTSIAIINLREKGKLREIERVIGKKFTPGEMPTAAGICRKQLIKVIDDLEKVKVNEEEISEFMPEIYRKLEWLSKEDLIKRMVSHEFNRFSEYYRNRPEIEQPTIESRGERTGRGARKEGGFEKRSRKAAPGFNRLFINLGKTDSFFPSDLIGLLNNNTRGRIELGRIDMMQNFSFFEVPEKEATNVIKALSRTKWNNRKVVVEVSNEEGGKGRENGSGERKGGKRSGKGEEHAPRNEHKDGKSKDASAKGPKSGKKEKPSRAERGYTNARGPKKETTGRNSSSRKSPTSVKRDGHAENRRSK; encoded by the coding sequence ATGAAGACATTTGAAGAGCTTGGTGTTTCTCCGGAGATACGTAGAGCAATTGAAGAAATGGGATACGAGAATCCCATGCCGGTACAAGAGGAAGTGATTCCGTACCTTTTAGGAGAAAATAATGATGTAGTAGCTCTTGCACAGACAGGAACAGGTAAAACAGCCGCATTCGGTCTGCCCCTGATCCAACAGATTGACGTAAAGAACCGAGTCCCCCAATCACTTATCCTCTGCCCCACCCGCGAGCTTTGCCTCCAGATCGCAGGAGATTTGAACGACTATTCCAAGTATGTTGACGGATTGAAAGTACTACCAGTTTACGGCGGCTCTTCCATTGACAGCCAGATACGCAGCCTGAAACGCGGTGTACATATCATTGTGGCTACTCCCGGACGTTTACTGGACTTGATGGAACGGAAAACCGTATCCCTGTCTACTATCCGCAACGTAGTGATGGACGAAGCGGACGAAATGCTGAACATGGGATTTACAGATAGTATCAATGCCATTTTAGCGGATGTTCCACAAGAACGCAACACTTTGCTGTTCTCGGCAACGATGAGTCCGGAAATTGCACGCATATCTAAAAAATACCTGCGTAATGCGAAGGAAATTACGATCGGTCGCAAGAACGAAAGCACCAGTAATGTGAAGCACGTCTCTTACACCGTACAAGCCAAAGATAAATTCGAAGCACTGAAACGCATCGTCGACTATTATCCGCAAATTTATGGTATCATCTTCTGCCGCACCCGGAAAGAGACACAGGAAATTGCAGATAAGCTGATGCAGGAAGGCTACAATGCCGATTCCCTGCATGGAGAACTTTCACAAGCGCAGCGCGACGCAGTGATGCAAAAGTTCCGCATCCGCAACCTGCAACTTCTCGTTGCTACTGACGTGGCTGCCCGCGGACTGGACGTAGACGATCTTACCCACGTTATCAACTACGGACTGCCGGACGATACGGAAAGTTACACGCACCGTAGCGGACGTACCGGACGTGCCGGAAAAACAGGAACCTCTATCGCCATCATCAATCTTCGTGAAAAAGGAAAGCTTCGCGAAATAGAGCGTGTCATCGGCAAGAAATTCACTCCCGGAGAGATGCCGACTGCGGCAGGCATTTGCCGGAAGCAGTTGATTAAGGTCATTGACGATCTCGAAAAAGTAAAAGTAAACGAAGAAGAAATCTCCGAGTTTATGCCGGAAATCTATCGCAAGCTGGAATGGTTGAGCAAGGAAGACCTGATAAAACGAATGGTTTCGCACGAATTCAACCGTTTCTCAGAATATTACCGCAACCGCCCGGAAATAGAACAACCGACCATTGAAAGCCGTGGTGAACGTACCGGAAGAGGTGCCCGCAAAGAAGGAGGCTTCGAAAAGAGAAGTCGGAAAGCTGCTCCGGGCTTCAACCGCCTGTTTATCAATTTGGGTAAAACAGACAGCTTCTTTCCCAGCGACCTTATCGGCCTGCTGAACAACAACACGCGCGGACGCATCGAGCTTGGACGCATTGATATGATGCAGAACTTCTCTTTCTTCGAAGTGCCCGAGAAAGAGGCAACCAACGTCATAAAGGCTCTAAGTCGTACCAAATGGAATAACCGCAAAGTGGTAGTGGAAGTATCCAATGAGGAGGGCGGAAAAGGACGTGAGAACGGTTCGGGTGAACGCAAAGGCGGTAAACGCTCCGGCAAAGGAGAAGAGCATGCGCCACGCAATGAGCATAAGGACGGAAAATCTAAGGATGCGTCTGCGAAAGGTCCAAAATCCGGCAAGAAGGAAAAACCAAGCCGTGCAGAGCGGGGATATACCAATGCCCGCGGTCCGAAAAAAGAGACGACTGGCAGAAATTCTTCCAGCAGGAAGAGCCCGACTTCAGTGAAGAGGGATGGGCACGCAGAAAACCGAAGAAGTAAATAA
- a CDS encoding S46 family peptidase, with product MKFRLTALIVFSLCLSNVFADEGMWLLGNLRKNKQTDRVMKELGLRMPVNKIYNPKRPCLADAVVSFGGFCSGVVVSEDGLVFTNHHCGFSSIQQHSSVEHDYLKDGFFARSLDEELPNPELYVRFLLRTEDVTKRVLSAAKYAKTEAERRVAVDSIMNVIGMEVSEKDSTLTGIVDAYYAGNEFWLSVYRDYNDVRLVFAPPSSVGKFGWDTDNWMWPRHTGDFCVFRIYANTKNEPADYSPENVPYHPEYVAPISLDGYKEGSFCMTLGYPGSTERSLSSYGIEEMMNGINQAMIDVRGVKQAIWKREMDRRPDIRIKYASKYDESSNYWKNSIGTNKAIRHLKVLDKKRAAETVLRDWILSRPEEREKLIHLFSSLELGYGNRRETNRALAYFGESFINGPELVQLAIEILNFDFEAEEKLVIARMKKLLEKYDNLDLSIDKEVFAAMLKEYQTKVDKKFLPAMYEKIDTLYNGNIQAYVDSLYATSQITSPKGLKRFLERDTTYNLFEDPAVSLSLDLIVKYYEMNQSISEASEQIEQGERLFNAAMRRMYADRNFYPDANSTMRLSFGTVGGYTPFDGATYGYYTTVKGIFEKVKEHAGDIDFAVQPELLDLLSSGDFGRYANTQGDMNVCFISNNDITGGNSGSAMFNAKGELLGLAFDGNWEAMSSDIVFEPDLQRCIGVDVRYMLFIMEKYGKAGNLVQELKIAR from the coding sequence ATGAAATTCAGACTAACTGCCTTGATAGTCTTTTCCCTCTGTCTGTCGAATGTGTTTGCCGATGAGGGAATGTGGCTGTTGGGAAATCTTCGAAAGAATAAACAGACGGACCGGGTGATGAAGGAACTTGGTTTGCGGATGCCTGTAAATAAAATATATAATCCGAAGAGACCATGTCTGGCAGATGCTGTTGTGAGCTTCGGAGGTTTCTGCTCGGGAGTGGTTGTTTCCGAAGACGGTTTGGTGTTTACCAATCATCATTGTGGTTTCAGCAGTATTCAACAACATTCTTCAGTGGAACATGATTATCTGAAAGATGGTTTCTTTGCGCGTAGCCTCGACGAAGAACTGCCCAATCCGGAGTTGTATGTTCGTTTCCTGCTTCGTACGGAAGATGTTACTAAACGGGTATTGTCTGCCGCCAAGTATGCTAAAACGGAAGCGGAGCGTCGGGTGGCTGTCGATTCGATTATGAATGTGATTGGCATGGAAGTTTCCGAAAAAGACTCTACGCTGACCGGTATTGTAGATGCTTACTATGCAGGTAATGAGTTTTGGCTTTCCGTTTACCGTGATTATAATGATGTCCGTCTGGTTTTTGCCCCTCCTTCTTCTGTCGGGAAATTCGGATGGGATACGGATAATTGGATGTGGCCGCGTCATACGGGCGATTTCTGTGTGTTTCGTATCTATGCCAACACCAAGAACGAACCGGCGGATTATTCTCCGGAAAACGTCCCTTACCACCCTGAATATGTAGCTCCCATCTCTTTGGATGGATACAAAGAAGGTTCGTTTTGTATGACACTCGGCTATCCGGGAAGTACGGAACGATCCCTTTCCTCGTATGGTATTGAAGAAATGATGAATGGAATCAATCAGGCGATGATTGATGTACGGGGAGTGAAACAAGCGATATGGAAGCGGGAGATGGACCGTCGTCCGGATATTCGTATCAAATATGCTTCCAAATACGACGAAAGCTCCAATTATTGGAAAAATAGCATCGGAACAAATAAAGCCATCAGGCACCTGAAAGTGCTGGATAAGAAAAGGGCGGCGGAAACTGTGCTCCGTGATTGGATTCTGTCTCGTCCGGAAGAGAGGGAAAAATTGATCCATTTATTCTCTTCTCTGGAGTTGGGCTATGGCAATCGTCGGGAAACCAATCGTGCGTTAGCGTATTTCGGTGAATCGTTTATCAATGGTCCCGAGTTGGTGCAACTTGCCATTGAAATTCTCAATTTCGACTTTGAGGCTGAAGAGAAGTTGGTGATTGCCCGCATGAAGAAGTTATTGGAGAAATATGATAATCTCGATCTTTCCATAGATAAGGAGGTTTTTGCTGCCATGCTCAAAGAGTATCAGACGAAAGTGGATAAAAAGTTTCTGCCTGCTATGTATGAAAAGATAGATACGCTCTACAACGGAAATATTCAGGCTTATGTGGACTCTTTGTATGCAACGTCTCAAATTACTTCTCCGAAAGGTTTGAAACGTTTCCTGGAGCGGGATACAACGTATAATTTGTTCGAAGACCCTGCCGTATCCTTAAGTCTGGACCTGATCGTGAAATATTATGAGATGAATCAGAGCATTTCCGAAGCTTCCGAGCAGATAGAGCAGGGAGAACGCTTGTTCAATGCTGCCATGCGTCGTATGTATGCCGATCGTAATTTCTATCCGGATGCTAATTCCACCATGCGTCTGAGTTTTGGAACGGTGGGGGGATATACTCCTTTTGATGGAGCTACTTATGGCTATTACACGACTGTGAAAGGCATCTTTGAGAAGGTGAAGGAGCATGCGGGTGATATTGACTTTGCCGTCCAGCCGGAGTTGTTGGACTTGCTCTCTTCCGGTGACTTCGGCAGGTATGCCAATACGCAGGGAGACATGAATGTATGCTTCATTTCTAATAACGACATTACAGGAGGCAATTCCGGCAGTGCCATGTTCAATGCCAAAGGAGAATTACTTGGGCTGGCTTTCGATGGCAACTGGGAAGCAATGAGCAGTGACATTGTTTTTGAACCAGACTTGCAGCGGTGCATCGGAGTGGATGTGCGGTATATGCTTTTTATTATGGAGAAATACGGTAAGGCAGGCAACCTTGTACAAGAACTGAAAATAGCCAGATAA
- a CDS encoding winged helix-turn-helix transcriptional regulator, whose protein sequence is MYERKIPVDLDCPLRMTMSLIDSKWKSCILDELRHKPLRPSELHKQFPEATPRVLDLQLKELVEDGLVSKTIYPELPPRSEYAITPLGITLIPIIDAMIEWGNKNTELFEKKYGKQV, encoded by the coding sequence ATGTACGAAAGAAAGATACCTGTTGATTTGGATTGTCCTTTACGGATGACCATGAGCTTGATAGACTCGAAATGGAAGTCTTGTATATTGGATGAATTACGCCACAAGCCGTTACGCCCAAGCGAACTCCACAAACAATTTCCCGAAGCCACGCCCCGTGTGCTTGACCTCCAACTGAAAGAATTGGTGGAAGACGGATTGGTTTCCAAGACAATCTATCCTGAACTGCCACCCCGTTCAGAGTATGCCATTACCCCTTTGGGAATTACGTTAATCCCAATCATAGATGCAATGATTGAATGGGGTAACAAAAATACGGAACTGTTTGAAAAGAAATATGGTAAACAGGTATAA
- a CDS encoding TIGR00730 family Rossman fold protein: MEKIGIFCSASDNIDKMYFESASQIGKWMGQTGKTLIYGGASLGLMECLAHAVKENGGKVIGVVPAKLEENGKVSTLLDEEIHTRNLSDRKDIITEKSEVLVALPGGIGTLDEIFHVIAAASIGYHRKKVIFYNEHGFYNELLKALHTLEDKGFARQPFSTYYEVANTLNELKEKIN, from the coding sequence ATGGAAAAGATAGGAATATTCTGTTCTGCCTCCGACAACATTGACAAAATGTATTTCGAAAGCGCCAGCCAGATAGGCAAATGGATGGGGCAGACAGGCAAAACCTTGATATATGGAGGAGCCAGTCTCGGATTAATGGAATGCCTAGCCCATGCCGTGAAAGAAAATGGCGGTAAAGTCATTGGAGTAGTTCCTGCCAAACTGGAAGAGAATGGCAAGGTAAGCACTCTGTTAGATGAAGAAATTCATACCCGTAACTTAAGTGACCGCAAGGATATTATAACGGAGAAATCGGAGGTATTGGTTGCACTTCCCGGAGGCATCGGTACCCTTGATGAGATTTTCCACGTAATAGCCGCTGCCTCTATCGGATATCACCGGAAAAAGGTCATTTTCTACAATGAACATGGTTTTTACAACGAGCTATTAAAAGCACTCCACACTTTGGAAGACAAAGGTTTTGCACGACAGCCTTTCTCAACCTATTACGAAGTAGCAAACACATTGAATGAATTAAAAGAAAAAATAAACTGA
- a CDS encoding SIS domain-containing protein: MIDSIKQLLQQEAQAVLNIPVTDAYEKAVQLIVEQIHQKKGKLVTSGMGKAGQIAMNIATTFCSTGIPSVFLHPSEAQHGDLGILQENDLLLLISNSGKTREIVELTRLAHNLDPDLKFIVITGNPDSPLAKEADVCLSTGKPAEVCALGMTPTTSTTAMTVIGDILVVQTMKKTQFTIEEYSKRHHGGYLGEKSRSLCEK; the protein is encoded by the coding sequence ATGATAGACTCCATTAAACAACTTTTGCAACAGGAAGCACAAGCTGTGCTCAACATCCCTGTAACAGATGCTTATGAAAAAGCCGTACAACTGATTGTAGAACAAATACATCAGAAAAAGGGAAAACTGGTAACTTCCGGTATGGGAAAAGCCGGACAGATTGCAATGAACATTGCTACGACTTTCTGTTCCACCGGTATTCCATCCGTCTTTCTGCACCCCAGTGAAGCGCAACACGGGGATTTGGGTATCCTACAAGAAAACGATCTACTTCTGCTGATCTCTAACTCTGGCAAGACACGTGAAATTGTGGAATTAACCCGCCTGGCTCATAATCTGGACCCGGATTTGAAGTTTATCGTCATCACCGGAAATCCGGACAGTCCGTTGGCAAAAGAAGCTGATGTCTGCCTAAGTACCGGCAAGCCTGCAGAAGTCTGTGCGTTAGGGATGACTCCCACTACATCTACCACCGCCATGACAGTGATCGGAGATATATTGGTAGTGCAGACCATGAAGAAAACCCAATTTACCATAGAAGAATACTCAAAACGCCACCACGGCGGTTATCTGGGAGAAAAATCAAGATCACTATGCGAAAAGTAA
- a CDS encoding carbohydrate kinase — protein sequence MRKVIGIGETILDIIFRGDQPSVAVPGGSVFNGIVSLGRMGINVGFISETGNDRVGNIILQFMNENHIPTDHVNVFPDGKSPVSLAFLNEQSDAEYIFYKDYPKQRLDVLFPKLEEDDIVMIGSYYALNPVLREKILELLDLAREKKAIIYYDPNFRSSHKDEAMKLAPTIIENLEYADIVRGSLEDFLYMYNMQDIDKIYKDKIKFYCPRFICTAGGEKVALRTNIVNKDYPVEPLQAVSTIGVGDNFNAGLIYGFIKYDVRYRDLNNLNEEIWDKIIQCGKDFAAEVCGSFSNSVSVEFAQKYK from the coding sequence ATGCGAAAAGTAATCGGCATCGGAGAGACAATCCTTGATATCATCTTTCGAGGTGACCAGCCTTCCGTTGCCGTACCGGGAGGTTCTGTATTCAACGGCATTGTCTCATTGGGACGAATGGGGATAAACGTCGGTTTCATCAGTGAAACCGGAAATGACCGTGTAGGCAATATCATCCTGCAGTTTATGAATGAGAATCATATCCCGACTGATCATGTGAATGTATTTCCGGATGGGAAATCACCCGTGTCTTTAGCATTCCTGAACGAGCAGAGTGATGCTGAATACATCTTCTATAAAGACTATCCGAAGCAACGTCTGGATGTTCTGTTTCCAAAACTTGAGGAAGATGACATTGTTATGATAGGTTCTTATTACGCACTGAATCCGGTTCTACGGGAGAAGATTCTCGAATTACTCGACCTGGCACGTGAAAAGAAAGCCATTATCTACTATGACCCGAATTTCCGTTCTTCACACAAGGACGAAGCCATGAAGCTGGCCCCGACCATTATTGAGAATCTGGAATATGCGGATATCGTACGTGGTTCTTTAGAAGATTTCCTCTATATGTACAACATGCAGGATATAGATAAGATATACAAGGATAAAATCAAGTTCTATTGCCCCCGGTTCATCTGTACTGCAGGTGGAGAAAAGGTAGCATTGCGCACCAATATAGTCAACAAAGATTATCCGGTAGAACCGTTACAGGCGGTCAGCACCATTGGAGTCGGTGACAATTTTAATGCAGGACTGATCTATGGATTCATTAAATATGATGTCCGATACCGCGATCTAAATAACTTGAATGAAGAAATCTGGGATAAAATAATCCAATGCGGAAAAGACTTTGCAGCGGAGGTTTGTGGAAGTTTCAGCAATTCGGTATCCGTGGAGTTTGCACAGAAATACAAGTGA